One window from the genome of Pseudomonas fluorescens encodes:
- a CDS encoding putative urea ABC transporter substrate-binding protein, which produces MLKLRLSALLLAALSALVSFSSAAAQKDHFSVCWTIYAGWMPWEYAGSQGIVDKWAKKYGIKIDVVQLNDYVESINQYTAGQFDGCTMTNMDALTIPAAGGVDSTALIVSDFSNGNDGIVLKGEGKKVADLKGMDVNLVELSVSHYLLARALDSVGLAEKDLKVVNTSDADISAAFNTDQVKAVTTWNPMLSDIKAQPGVSEVFNSSQVPGEIMDMMVVNTQTLQDNPALGKALTGAWFEVVALMNAKNPASQAALEHMAKASGTDLKGFQAQLDTTKLFATPTEALNFATSEQLPATMGKVAEFSFQHGLLGEGAKDTNAVGMAFANGVTRGDKANLKLRFDPTYVQLAADAKL; this is translated from the coding sequence ATGCTCAAGCTTCGTCTGTCCGCCCTGCTCCTCGCCGCCCTCTCGGCCCTCGTGAGCTTTTCATCCGCCGCCGCACAAAAAGACCACTTCAGCGTCTGCTGGACCATTTACGCCGGCTGGATGCCCTGGGAATACGCCGGCAGCCAGGGCATCGTCGACAAATGGGCGAAAAAATACGGCATCAAGATCGATGTCGTGCAGCTCAACGATTACGTTGAGTCCATCAATCAGTACACCGCCGGTCAGTTCGATGGCTGCACCATGACCAACATGGACGCCCTGACCATTCCCGCCGCCGGTGGCGTGGACAGCACCGCGCTGATCGTCAGCGATTTCTCTAACGGCAACGACGGCATCGTCCTCAAGGGCGAGGGCAAAAAAGTGGCCGACCTCAAGGGCATGGACGTCAATCTGGTGGAACTGTCGGTGTCCCATTACCTGCTGGCCCGCGCCCTGGATTCCGTCGGCCTTGCCGAAAAGGACCTGAAAGTCGTCAACACCTCCGACGCCGACATCTCCGCCGCGTTCAACACCGATCAGGTCAAGGCCGTCACCACCTGGAACCCGATGCTCTCGGACATCAAGGCCCAGCCCGGCGTGAGCGAAGTGTTCAATTCCAGCCAGGTTCCCGGCGAGATCATGGACATGATGGTGGTCAACACCCAGACCTTGCAGGACAACCCGGCCCTGGGCAAAGCGTTGACCGGCGCCTGGTTTGAAGTGGTGGCGCTGATGAATGCGAAAAACCCAGCCAGCCAGGCAGCGTTGGAACACATGGCCAAAGCCTCGGGCACCGACCTCAAAGGTTTCCAGGCGCAACTGGACACCACCAAGTTGTTCGCCACGCCCACAGAAGCGCTCAACTTCGCCACCAGCGAACAACTGCCCGCCACCATGGGCAAGGTCGCCGAATTCTCGTTCCAGCACGGTTTGTTGGGCGAAGGCGCCAAGGACACGAACGCGGTCGGCATGGCGTTCGCCAATGGCGTGACCCGCGGCGACAAGGCCAACCTCAAGCTGCGCTTTGACCCGACCTACGTACAGCTGGCCGCCGACGCCAAGCTGTAA
- a CDS encoding ABC transporter permease — MRLINRYPDRPSRLLLVILPFALVLFAYFMGSAERLTDNPNDKLLPSAVQMADAVKRLAFTADARSGEYLLWQDTASSLRRLAIGLGISALAGLCLGIAAGTLPLLGAPLSPLLTVVSMVPPLAILPILFIVFGLGELSKVMLIVIGITPCLARDLEQRAREIPPELLIKAQTLGASTWTLMLRVVLPQLLPRLLISLRLMLGSAWLFLIAAEAIASTDGLGYRIFLVRRYLAMDVILPYVVWITLLAWLMDWGLKRLTRQAFPWYEGAKA, encoded by the coding sequence ATGCGCCTGATCAACCGCTACCCGGATCGTCCCAGCCGCTTGTTGCTGGTGATCCTGCCATTCGCGCTGGTGTTGTTCGCCTACTTCATGGGCTCGGCCGAACGGTTGACGGACAACCCCAACGACAAACTGCTGCCCAGCGCCGTACAAATGGCCGATGCGGTCAAGCGCCTGGCCTTCACCGCTGACGCCCGCAGCGGCGAATACCTGCTTTGGCAGGACACCGCCTCAAGCCTGCGCCGGTTGGCCATCGGCCTGGGCATCAGTGCCCTGGCCGGGCTGTGCCTGGGCATTGCCGCCGGCACGTTGCCGCTATTGGGCGCGCCGTTATCGCCGCTGCTCACCGTGGTGTCGATGGTGCCGCCGCTGGCTATCCTGCCGATCCTGTTCATCGTCTTCGGCCTGGGAGAGTTGTCGAAAGTGATGCTGATCGTGATTGGCATCACACCGTGCCTGGCCCGGGACCTGGAACAGCGCGCTCGGGAAATTCCGCCCGAACTGCTGATCAAGGCCCAGACTCTCGGCGCTTCGACCTGGACCCTGATGCTGCGGGTGGTGCTGCCGCAATTACTGCCGCGCCTGTTGATTTCCCTGCGACTGATGCTCGGTTCGGCCTGGCTGTTTCTGATCGCCGCCGAAGCCATCGCCTCCACCGATGGGCTGGGCTATCGGATTTTCCTGGTGCGCCGTTACCTGGCGATGGACGTGATCTTGCCGTACGTGGTGTGGATCACCCTGCTCGCCTGGCTGATGGATTGGGGCCTCAAGCGCCTGACCCGGCAAGCGTTCCCCTGGTATGAGGGGGCGAAGGCATGA
- a CDS encoding ABC transporter ATP-binding protein, protein MSFITVNNVWQQYGDQVVLERLNLSVAEGEFCTLVGASGCGKSTFLRLLLGQERASRGQILLDGEPLAGEPDASRGVVFQRYSVFPHLTVLDNVALGLELPRSSLLGRLFGSAKRQAREDAAHLLDKVGLGHALDKYPAQLSGGMQQRLAIAQALIMKPRVLLLDEPFGALDPGIRKDMHALLLELWRETRLTVFMVTHDLSEGFSLGTRLLVFDKVRVDPHAPGAYGARITYDIPLNSDRRTARAAVDALPAELAGTLRIA, encoded by the coding sequence ATGAGTTTCATTACCGTGAACAATGTCTGGCAACAGTACGGCGATCAGGTGGTGCTCGAGCGCTTGAACCTGAGCGTCGCCGAGGGTGAGTTCTGCACCTTGGTGGGGGCGTCGGGTTGCGGCAAGTCGACCTTCCTGCGCTTGCTACTGGGCCAGGAACGCGCCAGTCGCGGACAGATTCTCCTGGATGGCGAGCCCTTGGCTGGCGAGCCGGATGCCAGCCGGGGCGTGGTGTTCCAGCGTTACTCGGTGTTCCCGCACCTGACCGTGCTGGACAACGTCGCCCTGGGCCTGGAGTTGCCACGCTCGTCGCTGCTGGGCCGTCTGTTCGGCAGTGCCAAGCGCCAGGCCCGGGAAGACGCCGCACACTTGCTGGACAAGGTCGGACTCGGCCATGCGCTGGATAAATACCCGGCGCAACTGTCCGGCGGCATGCAGCAGCGACTGGCCATCGCCCAGGCACTGATCATGAAGCCCCGGGTCCTGTTGCTGGACGAACCCTTCGGCGCCCTCGACCCGGGCATTCGCAAAGACATGCACGCCTTGTTGCTGGAGTTGTGGCGCGAAACCCGGCTGACCGTGTTCATGGTTACCCACGACCTGTCCGAAGGTTTCAGCCTCGGCACGCGCCTGCTGGTGTTCGACAAAGTCCGTGTCGACCCCCACGCCCCTGGCGCCTATGGCGCCCGCATCACCTACGACATTCCATTGAACAGCGACCGCCGCACCGCCCGTGCCGCCGTCGACGCCCTGCCCGCCGAACTGGCCGGCACATTGCGTATCGCTTGA
- a CDS encoding urea amidolyase associated protein UAAP1, translating into MPDSTRLFTPFAEELLPGGGHRSFVLKRGQLLRLTDLRGGANVSLTLLNANEKTERLNLPDSLKCQHTAKLTAGHCLYSDMGRVLAAITADTCGWSDSLGGVLCAEEVAQKYGQGRYQELRNGFFRNGTDNLLVELGKWGLGLSDLLMTLNLFSRVDVDEAGNFHFVEGNSLTGDYIELYAPMDTLVVLTALQHPMDPNPQYAPQPIKLSWMNADASVAEHCRLSRPENQRGFINTDRLFA; encoded by the coding sequence ATGCCCGACTCGACCCGCTTGTTTACGCCCTTCGCCGAAGAACTGCTGCCCGGCGGCGGCCACCGTTCGTTCGTGCTCAAGCGCGGCCAGCTGCTGCGCCTGACCGATCTGCGCGGCGGGGCCAACGTGAGCCTGACCCTACTCAATGCCAACGAGAAAACCGAACGCCTGAACCTGCCTGACAGCCTCAAATGCCAACACACCGCCAAGCTCACCGCCGGCCACTGCCTCTACTCGGACATGGGCCGGGTACTGGCGGCCATCACCGCCGACACCTGCGGCTGGAGCGACAGCCTGGGCGGCGTGCTCTGCGCCGAGGAAGTCGCACAAAAATACGGTCAGGGTCGCTACCAGGAACTGCGCAACGGCTTCTTTCGCAACGGCACTGACAACCTGTTGGTGGAACTGGGCAAATGGGGCCTGGGCCTGTCCGACCTGCTGATGACCCTCAACCTGTTCAGCCGGGTCGATGTCGATGAGGCGGGAAACTTTCACTTCGTCGAGGGCAACTCCCTGACTGGCGACTACATCGAGCTGTACGCGCCAATGGACACCCTGGTGGTGCTGACCGCGCTGCAACACCCGATGGACCCGAACCCGCAGTACGCCCCGCAACCGATCAAGCTCAGCTGGATGAATGCCGATGCCAGCGTCGCCGAGCACTGCCGCCTTTCGCGCCCGGAAAACCAGCGCGGCTTCATCAACACCGACCGCCTGTTCGCCTGA
- a CDS encoding urea amidolyase associated protein UAAP2: MSLAIATAHKQPDTAVYRATIPAGEPWLVEVKAGQTLRILDLEGNQAVDTLFYSLANPKERYDVQRTLRRQNSVYLSTGSVLYSNLGHPMLTIVEDTCGRHDTLGGACAQESNTVRYALEKRYMHSCRDNYLRACAHDGRLGKGDIGPNINFFMNVPVTADGGLTFEDGISAPGKYVDLRAEMDVIVLISNCPQLNNPCNAYNPTPAELLIWN, encoded by the coding sequence ATGTCACTCGCCATCGCCACCGCACACAAGCAACCCGATACCGCCGTCTACCGTGCCACGATTCCCGCCGGGGAACCCTGGCTGGTGGAGGTCAAGGCGGGCCAGACCCTGCGCATCCTCGACCTGGAAGGCAACCAGGCGGTCGATACGCTGTTCTACAGCCTAGCCAACCCCAAGGAACGCTACGACGTACAGCGCACCCTGCGCCGGCAAAACAGCGTTTATTTGAGCACCGGCAGCGTGCTCTATTCGAACCTCGGCCACCCGATGCTGACCATCGTCGAAGACACCTGTGGACGCCACGATACCCTCGGCGGCGCCTGCGCCCAGGAAAGCAACACCGTGCGCTACGCCCTGGAAAAACGCTACATGCACAGCTGCCGTGACAACTACCTGCGGGCCTGCGCCCACGATGGTCGCCTGGGCAAGGGCGATATCGGGCCGAACATCAATTTCTTCATGAACGTGCCGGTCACCGCCGATGGCGGGCTGACCTTTGAAGACGGGATCTCGGCGCCAGGCAAATACGTCGACCTGCGAGCCGAGATGGACGTGATCGTGCTGATCTCCAACTGCCCGCAACTGAATAACCCGTGCAACGCCTACAACCCCACGCCAGCGGAGCTTTTGATATGGAACTGA